GGGTGACCCCACGCGGCAGTGTGGCTAAATGGGGAGGTGTAAAGCTCCCCGGATCATCAGTGAGCCTctgggggggctggggagggccagAGGCCTGCAGCGGCCCCTCTCACCCTCCCGCTGGGGGACCCAGGTGGCCAGCTCTGCAGCCTGACCTTTCAGCTCCAGCCCAGCAGCTGCCCGGCAGGCCCTGCAGCCCCCCAGGGGAGGGACTCAGTTCTAGCCTGAGTGGGGTGGTGGCGTGGTAGAGGACGGCCTGGGGTCCCCGGACCCTCgcgaatcctggctctgcctctctctgGCTGCTGACCAATGCCTCTGTTTCTCCagggctcagtttccccatcagtaaatTGGAAGCCATCATCCTACTCGTCCAAGCCTTGTCGGGAGGACTCCACAAAGtcttgaatgaattttaaaaagttaaaaaataaagagccaGGGCCTGACACCTTATAAGCATTGAATGAAGGGTCATCATcgcattatttaattttagttttagtttttgaatAGGTAACATGCTGTGGGGGAAATTCAAATAATACGAAAGGCAGAGTGATCAAAAGTTccttcaggggcttccccggtagcacagtggttaagaatccacctgccaaggcaggggacacgggtttgagccctggtccgggaagatcccacatgccgcggagcaactaagcccgtgcaccacagctactgagccggcgctctagagcctgcaggccacaactactgagcctgcgtgccacaactactgaagcccgcgcacctagagcccgagctccgcaacaagagaagccaccgcaatgagcaacccgcacactgcagtgaagagtagcccccgcttgccgcaactagagaaagcccgcctgcagcaacaaagacccaatgcagccataaataaataaatttttaaaaaaaaagaatcactatgctgtatacctgaaactaacacaatattgtaagtcaactagacttcaaaaaaaaaaaaaaagttccttcaaAGTCACATGTTGACACTGATTACTGACTCAACTGAAGCGGCAACAGAAAATTGGGAGACGAAGAATACAGACTGAGTATTAGCTTATGTTAAGGAATTACCGGTTAGTGCCGTTCGATGTGATTGATAAGAGTTTTGCAGTTGAGCTggaaattttccttcctttgatgGAAACGTAAACCTGAGCATTGGAGCAGAAGTTATCATGATGTCTGTAGTTTATTTAGCGACTTTCAGCTTTTTATGGGGGAAAATTTCTAGCAGAACCAAAAGTAAAGAGTAAAGGAACCTCTCGTGCTCAGCAACACATGTGCTGTTGACTCAAGATCCCCACCCTCGCTTGGGCCACGTTTTCCTCCGCTGGAGTATTTGAAACCAAACACCAGGCAGTGTGTCATTTTGCCCCAGATGATTTCCCTAGGCtgcaatttactttaaaatactccaTCCccgcaaaagaaaagagagagaaagagagtatgGCAAAAAGTAATGTTTGTGAAGTCTGGTCAATGGAGTGGAGGGTGTTCCCTGTGGCTTTCCTTTTCCACTGTTCTGGGCTTGCAACTTTCCACAAACCTCGAAAAGTCAAAGAACAAAGGAAGTTCTGCCTCTGCACCGCACCCCGCCAGCCTTGCCCAGGTTCCCAGGGCCAACACAGAAGCCAGTTTCCTGGGGATCCTTCCAGGGGCCCAGAGACCTTTCTAGCTGCGTCTTTATTAATAGCAGGTTGTAGTCGTAGTTGAAACCTGATGGGGCAGGCGTCCGGGCTGAGTCACACAGGCCTGTCCCGGGTCACCCCACACCTCCTCCTCTCTGACCCCACATAAGCCGATTGCcactcagaacctcagtttccttttctgtaaactggggataaatCGCCACCCTTTTGGGTGGCTGGGAGGATGCAGTATAAAGGCCCCAGCGCAGAGCCGGGCTCAGAGCCTCGCTGAGTACACGAAAGAAGACTTTTCCCCAGAGTCTCTCTATTAAGAGCTCCCGGGTCTgatgggggagggctgggggtggggactcTTGGTATTAGGGGGCTTTGGGAGTGGTCTCCCTGGTCCCCAGAGGCCCATGGAGGCAGGTGGATGCACAGAGCCCTGGGTCTCCCAACCCAGGTAAGGTGTATGAAGGGGCTGGGCTCCCCTTTCTCTGCTGCCCTCAGGCCCGGCCCCTGGGGGTTCATAATATGTTTTGTCCCCTCTGTCCTGGGACCAGAGCCCAGAGTCCAAGCTGGTCTAAGtttggaagggggagggaggggtgggggggtgacagGATGTCTCTGAGCTGTCACACACACCCCTGTCCCAGGCCCAGAAAAAGGGAGGGACAAAAGGCTTGGAAAGAGTCAGAAACAAAGACGggagagagacggagagacaCTGGGGAGAGCAGGCCAGAGTGGGGGACAGAGTGCGGACATCctgaaagacagacagacagacagcggCCACAGTGGGAAGAGCGTGGGGACAGGAGCGAGGGGCCGGGGACCAACAGACAGGCGGGGAGACCCACCCTGAGACCTGGGAGCTAGAAAAAGGGcaagacagagacagggaggtgtggagagaggGGGCCAGACAGGCAGGGAAGTCTCTGGACTCGGACGCAGAGGGGCACGGGGGCAGACTCTTCAGATGAGCTCCAGGCCTTGGCTCTGCTCAGGGGTGCAGTGGAGCTCAGTGGGTGTGCTGCTTTTGGGGAGCCCAGACCAGGGGTGCTTGCCCGAGGGCCAGCTGACACCAGGTGACCCGGAGATGGAGCTCAGGGACCCCGAGAACCAGGAGGATGGGGACCCGGAGGTGAGAGAAAGGAgacgagggagggagagacagagagagacagagagagatgcgGGAGATGGAGAGGGCCAGgggcagacacacacagagagacacagagagacacggaagagacagggaaacagaaacatcaaagacccagaagaactaaaccCGAGGACACACAGCAAGGCCAAGACCCCTGGGGGAAATGTACTCAGAAACAAAGAACAGGAAACCCGGGAAGAGAggaggatggagaaagagaggggTAGAGTCGGGGTGGTGTGGGCTGAGGAGGCCCCCAGTGGGGCTGGGGCTTTTGGTGGCTCCCACAGATGGCAGTGGGCAGGGTCGCTGAGACAATCACCCATAACCCGCCAGGACACAAAAACAGGTGGCCTGAGGGCGGGTGAGTCATTGTGACTCATCCCCCTCTCTGGGGACCAACCCCCCACctcagccctgggctgggcctccAGGCCCCCCTGCTGCTCTAGGTGGCCCCCAgactcaccccctccccacctctgtcccTCTCCTGCAGGAGGACACAGCCACGGCCCTCCAGAGGCTCGTGGAGCTGACGGCCACCAGGGTGACCGCAGTGAGGAGTCTGCGTGTCCAGTATCACCTCATCCGAAAGCTTGGCTCCGGCTCCTACGGCCATGTGCTCCTTGCCCGGCCTCGCCAAGGGGGTGAGTTTGGCCACCAAAGGGCACAGTCCTTGATGTCCCCCAGGTTTCCCCCTCTGAAACCACTGAGACAGGGAGCAGCCTTGCGGGGAGCTGATGAGGACACATCTTGATGGGGCTCCAGAGAGTTAAGAGCTCTGTGATCTTCCAAAAAAAATGGAACTCCCCCAGAGAGGGTGAGAGACtcgcctgaggtcacacagcaaggcgGGAGCACAACTTGGACTGAAATTCAAGTCTCCGCGTCCCCTACTTTATgcgagaggaaactgaggtccagagagggtaAGGCAGTTGTGCAAGACCACACAGCAATCTGAGGCAGAGCAGAAAGAGTCCTCAGGGAAGGTCTCCCCCAACCTCCacttcacagatggagaaactcgaggcacagagaggtcagacACTATGCCCTGCCCCTCTTGTTTTATATGTAAGAtgtctgaggctcagagaggttgagtggcTTGCCTAGGGCCCCACAGCAAGATCAGAGCGCCCTGAGTTCCCTCttgcccccacctccccagcaggTCCggctgtggctctgaagctcctaCCTCGGGACTCGGTCCTGAGAACCACCTTCCTGAGAGAGTTCTGTGTGGGCCGCTGTGTCTCATCACATCCAGGCCTGCTCCAGACCCTGGCAGGACCCCTGGAGACCCCCCGACACTTCGCCTTGGCCCAGGAGTATGCGCCCTGTGGGGATCTCAGCGGGATGCTGCAGGAACGGGTGAGGCCGGGAGGCAAGGGACAGAGGTTGGGACTGCTTATCCCAGGTCTGCCTTTGtccctcccccagtcctgtctCCAACCCTGACGCCCAAATCTTAAGTCCACCCTAAGCCCCCAAACCACCTCCTTATTTCTAATTCTCAATGCAGTTCCATGACTAACCCCAGCCCTAATCCATCCAGGGCAGGGAGTTGGGACTGGGGTTGAGGATGGATCAGGTCGGCTGAGGGGGGTagggaaggagacagagatgGGCTTTTAACTGGCATTGGCATTGGGAACGGGTGTGGGTGGAGTTGGATGGGTTGAGTTTAGGGTTGATTATAGATTGGTCACGGGTGTGGAGAAGAGCATGGATGGGGCTGCAGAGTGAAGCAGAGATGCTTGAGGATGTGTATGTAGATTGAGTTGGAGAAGGGCTGTAATGAAGTTATCTCTAGAAAGACCAGGTCAGGACTGAATCCATGATATTCTGGGGGTACTTGAGTTTGAAGTTAGGGTGGGGCCATCTTTAGGAATAGACTTTGGATTTGAAATAGGGTTGGGgataaacagaaggaaaaaaggaagggagggagagaaggagggaaagagtaggatggacggatggatggaaagatgggtggatggatggatggatggatgtttgGATGGATTGAAGGATGgagggatgaatggatggatgttgGCTATTAAATAACTGGACAAATTATTGAATTGCTGACTAGCTGGCGGAATGGGTATTGAGTGGAAACCCTGCTGTATAGACCGTTGGATGGATAACTGGTTTGATGGATGGATTGCTGTCTTGCTGCGTGGCTAGCTGGATGGATCGATCTATCAGTCGATTGATGAAATAAACTGTGGGACTTTAGAACTGGGTCTGAGTTAGAGATGGGACCTACATTAGCACGGGACTCAGATTAGGATTAAGTGTGGGATTTGGGTTTTCACTGGAGATCTTGGTGGTCAGTTTAGAGGAGATAAGAAATATAAGGAATGGATTTGAGTGTTAGGACAAAGTCTGATGGAAGTTAAAGAAGTTCTCGTTAGATTTGGGGTTCCAGTGAGGAAAACATCTGGAATTTGGTCTACAGGAGTACAGATGTGGGGGCAGCTTGTGGTTGAGGATGATCTGGAGAAGCTGTTGGGGGGATGTTCTGGGGACACTAGAGGTAGCCACTTCTTGAACCCCAAGAAgcaacataaagaaggaaccaaggCAGCCTGACCTTCGTCCTCTCTCTTTGACCCCAGGGCCTCCCAGAGCTGCAGGTGAAGCGGGTGGTGGCCCAGCTAGCTGGAGCCCTGGACTTCCTCCATGGCCGGGGGCTGGTCCACGCGGACGTCAAGCCAGACAACGTGCTGGTCTTCGACCCTGTCTGCAGCCGTGTGGCCCTGGGTGACCTGGGTCTGACCCGGCCTGAGGGCAGTCCAACCTCTGCCCTGCCAGGGCCACTGCCCTCCGCCCCACCCgagctctgcctcctgctgcCCCCTGACACCCTGCCCCTGCGACCAGCAGTGgactcctgggggctgggggtgcttCTCTTCTGTGCGGCCATGGCCTGTTTCCCTTGGGGTGTGGCGCTAGCCCCTGACCCTGGGTTCGAGGCCTTTGCTGGCTGGATGACCACCAGGCCCCAGCCACTTCAACCACCGCCCCCTTGGGACCAGTTTGCGCCCCCGGCTCTGGCACTGCTCCAGGGGCTTCTGGACCTGGATCAAGAGACTAGGATCCCCCCACTGGCTGTCCTGGGCTTCCTGGGGGATGATTGGGGGTTAAAGGAGAACAAAGAGAGATCTGGGGGCTTGGGGAGTGTGTCCAGTGAAgacggggaggaggaagaggggggagCAAGCCTGGAAGAGTGGTCAGAGGGGGAGGAGAATGACAACGATGGTGGGAGGTGCGGACAGATGGGGGACAGCCCTGACCAGCTGACTGGGACAGGCGCCCAGAGCTTGGGCCAAaggcctctcccccagcccccatggCCACCTGGATGGAGAGACAGCTGCTCCCGGGAGGACAGAGATGGAACACATTGCATCTCTCCCAACTGAAGGCTGGACTTGTATGCACAATTCCCCTCCTGACTGAGGACCCAGGAGTCCGGTacccccggcccctcctccctcagacccaggggtcagacccccacccctcctccctcagacccaggggtccaggtccccagcccctcctccctcagacccagggctccaggcccccagctcctcctccctcagacccaggggtccggacccccggcccctcccccctcagacccaggggtccggacccccggcccctcccccctcagacccaggggtccaggcccccggcccctcctccctcagacccaggggtccaggcccccggcccctcctccctcagacccaggggtccaggcccccagcccctcctctctcagacccaggggtccaggcccccagcccctcctccctcagacccaggggtcagacccccacccctcctccctcagacccaggggtcagacccccacccctcctccctcagacccaggggtcagacccccacccttcctccctcagacccaggggtcagacccccacccctcctccctcagacccaggggtcctGACCCTCCTCCCTCAAGgacccttcctctctcttctgtccTGAGTGTGTCTTCTTGAAGGAAGGTGCCGTTTCCCCTGTAGATGCATTTCTGCACGGTGGGGACATGTTGGGTGCTTATGGACTTGTGATGTGGTCAGTCCTCTCCTTTAAGACCTTAGGTGACTTCCGCTGGCCTTGGCACCAAATCTGGGCTTTCCATATCCAACACCATGGAAACCTCGCCTTCCATCTCTCCCACTTCCCTGGGCTCTGGGGGACATTAAGGGGAGGCACTCATCCTTTCTGGACCTAAATGGACACACAGataggcacacacacaccctctcttGCTTGCAGACGTTTGGAAACCCTGTGTTCTCCCCCAAGAATGCCTTCTTCCCAACTCCagacctccagaaagtagacccCTCCCCGGGGGCCTCTCCGGCTCCTCCGAAACTTGTAGCCCAGCAATCTGCGCCTCCACCTTTTTCATCTCCCCTCACAGGCTGCCCAGGATGGACTTGGTCTTGTCCACCTGTACATCCTTTCGGGTTCTGCTCTCACACGGCGAGCCTCCTGCGCCAGCTCCCTGAGAGCACAAGCACCGTGGCGTGTGCTGGTCCCGTCCACGCTGAGGGCCACGGCTGGTTTGCAGGGATCTGTGTTCACCCGGGCCGGCCCGACGCCACCCCCCCCATCCCAGCACACAGACCCCTGACTTGTGAAGCTTGCCGCCTGCAGGGCAGGGGCTGCGTGGATCCCATGCCGCATGGCCCGCACCCAGCACGGCCACGGGGACCTGCTTCTTTCTGGGGAATCTGTCCTACGTGCTTTCTAGATTTAAAAACGTGAGTTCACTCCATACGACGGGGTGTCCTGAATTGGACCCTGGGGCAGGTAAAGGCTGTTGATGCACATGGGAAGCATCTAGCGTTTGACTGACGGTTACTGTCTTCATTTGGACAAATGCACCGACGGCTGGGTGAGGGACTCACCCGGCAGGGAGCTTGGTGAGGCGACATGGGAGCTCAAAGCAGCTGTCCTGTACATCtaaaaatgattctgaaataaaaagtaaatttaaaaagaatcaagtgAGTTCACATTGATCATCTCGCTCTAAACCTGAGGGGGGGGTGCAACCCTCCGAGACCCCGCCCCTGCCTCCTCCTTCAGCCCTGGGAgtccctgcctgccccccacccaactTTGAAGACTGCAGACTCGTAACTGGGactcccctccctgcttcccctcccttCAGGGCCTTCACTTCCCAGTGCTGCACCACCTGCTCCCCCTCTGCTCTGAGTCTGAGGTCATTTCTCACTGCATCGCTCTGGAATCTTGTTGTCTCATCCTTTCCCCACACAGGACCCCATGTCTCCTCCCCCGGACGCCCCTTACCAAACACTTGTGTCAGACCTGTCAGTGGGGCACTGATGGGGCAGCTGGCTGGGGTCAAGGCAGGGGCAAGCTGGAGAAATGATTTCATCTTCTACAGGGGACCAGGACTCCTGgatctgaggggggaggggctgaggcccGGACCcatgggtctgaggggggaggggctgggggcctggagtcctgggtctgaggggggaggggctggggaccagGACCCATGGgtctgaggagggaggggctgggggcccggactcctgggtctgaggggggaggggctggggcctggacccctgggtctgagggaggaggggctgggggcctggactcctgggtctgaggggggaggggctggggcccggACCCATgcgtctgaggggggaggggctgggggcctggagtcctgggtctgaggggggaggggctggggaccaggacccatgggtctgaggggggaggggctgggggcccggACCCATGGgtctgaggagggaggggctggggaccagGCCTCCTGGAtctgggggggggaggggctggggaccaggacccatgggtctgaggggggaggggctggggaccagGACCCATGGgtctgaggagggaggggctggggaccagGTCTCCTTGGatttgaggggggaggggctggggaccaggacccatgggtctgaggggggaggggctgggggcccggactcctgggtctgaggggggaggggctggggcccggacccctgggtctgaggggggaggggctgggggtctgGACCCCAGGGTCTGAGGGGtttggggctgggggcctggactcctgggtctgatgggggaggggctggggtctgGTCTGAAGAGGGAGGACTGGCTTCCTGGCCTGGGATATCTGTCTGGTCAGAGCCAGTTCTGGGAGACAACGCACGATGTCGCTCTCCCCATGAGGTTCAAGGGGCGAGGCCTGGGGCGGGGCTACGACCCCCTAGGTGGGGGCGGGGTCTTGCTGCAGGGCAGGCCTCTGCTGGCCTGGGCTCTGAGTGCTGGGCACTGACCACAGCGGGCAGCCGAAGGGTCAGGCAAGCCTTGGAGAAGGTGAGGTCCGGAGGTTGGAGCCCGGGTCAGGAGGAGGCAAAGGTCTGACCGCCTGAGGTGGGCCTGAGGGTGAAGCTGTGCAGGTGGTCAGAGTCCTGGGTTCTTTGGGGGATCAGGGGCTAATTACAGACCTTGAGACTGTGGAGTGGTTGAGTGTCAGGGACACagtcttgggggggggggtcccaaGATGTGTGAGTTACATAAGGTCGTGGCAGAGGGGTTGGCTGGGTGtctggacccctgggtctgaggggggaggacctgggggcctggacccctgggtctgagtggggaggggctggggcgaTTGAGTTGGACCCCAGACCACTTAAGGGTGATCATTCCCGAGTGCTTGCTCCCACCCAGGCCCCAGGCGTCCCCCAGGCCCTGGTGTGGGCCACCCACCCTCCACAGGCCCTGGGGGCAGAGAGCACCTGTTTACTCTTAGGAGGCTGAGGCTGCTCATCCACCCCCAGGGCCCAAGTCTGTTTGCTTTGGAAACAGGTGGGGGGTGTCTCGAGTTATCTGGTTCATCTTTCATCCTCAGGCCATCAGGTGGCGCCGggatgtgggggtggggtgagggacaTCTGTGGCCTCAGACTTGACCTCACCCCAACCCGAGACTGGTCTCCCCACTCCCAAGATGCCTCTAATAAGAAGGGAAAATGAGTCACGATGGCCTGAGACAATCAGCTTCCACCCTCCTCCTCAGATCCAGGAGTCtgggtccccagcccctcctcccctggcCCCTGGTCTGGCAGGACCTAAGTCCTGGTCACCCTCTCTTCTGCCCTTGCAGAGATGCCTGGGAAGCCATCAGAGGAGAAACAGGTGGAGATGGGGGCTGTGGAGAACGGTGCTGGGGAGGACCTGGGGGGCCTCACGGCAGAGGAGCTGCGGCAGGGCCAGGAAGCGGCCCTGGCACTGGAGGACATGATGGCGCTGAGCGCCCAGACCCTGGTCCAGGCCGAGGTGGACGAGCTCTACCAGCACGTGCGTCCCCTGGGCCAGGGCCGCTTTGGCCGGGTCCTGCTGGTCACCCACCGTCAGAAAGGTACAAAGGCCTGGGGACAGAGGCGGGGGGTAGTGGTGTGGGCCCAGGCAGAAGCTAGCCAAGGCTGAGGAGTCTGTAAACCTCAATCaagtcctgcctctgccccttccAGGCTGTGTGTTCTTAGTAACTCCCCTACCCTCTCCGAACCTCAGCCTCCTCCTTTGAAAACGTGGGTGATGATTCCTTCTCTGAAAGACCTGTGATTCTCTGAGGAAATGTCGGTAGCTCTAGTTGCTGGAGACAATGGGGAGGAAGACAGAGCCCCCTCTCATGGCCCTCACACGTGGCCGGCTTGGTGGTCATCGTGGGAGTGACGCAGAGCCATGCTGTCTGCCAGGCACTTAGCGAGGCCAGCACACGGTGGTTGTGCACCCCAACCCCAATCTGGTCGTCACC
Above is a window of Phocoena sinus isolate mPhoSin1 chromosome 19, mPhoSin1.pri, whole genome shotgun sequence DNA encoding:
- the SBK3 gene encoding uncharacterized serine/threonine-protein kinase SBK3 is translated as MELRDPENQEDGDPEEDTATALQRLVELTATRVTAVRSLRVQYHLIRKLGSGSYGHVLLARPRQGGPAVALKLLPRDSVLRTTFLREFCVGRCVSSHPGLLQTLAGPLETPRHFALAQEYAPCGDLSGMLQERGLPELQVKRVVAQLAGALDFLHGRGLVHADVKPDNVLVFDPVCSRVALGDLGLTRPEGSPTSALPGPLPSAPPELCLLLPPDTLPLRPAVDSWGLGVLLFCAAMACFPWGVALAPDPGFEAFAGWMTTRPQPLQPPPPWDQFAPPALALLQGLLDLDQETRIPPLAVLGFLGDDWGLKENKERSGGLGSVSSEDGEEEEGGASLEEWSEGEENDNDGGRCGQMGDSPDQLTGTGAQSLGQRPLPQPPWPPGWRDSCSREDRDGTHCISPN